One segment of Anguilla anguilla isolate fAngAng1 chromosome 1, fAngAng1.pri, whole genome shotgun sequence DNA contains the following:
- the LOC118231152 gene encoding protein PRRC2A-like isoform X1, translated as MSERSGQTAKGKDGKTKYASLNLFDTYKGKSLEAHKPVVTPRHGLQSLGKVASARRMPPPANLPSLKAENKGNDPNVSLVPKDGTGWASKQESVDPKSTDAFSAQPPESQQPAATQTPASSQQNTPPPQEAPAPAPAAGVKSWAQASVTHGLLGDGGKGSNQLSPFSREEFPSLQAAGDQDRAGREQATADQWYGPGPSLRPQNVTSWRDGGGRTQIAVLPREGVVEAGVGGAVLMDGSSEGVQAPHQQQPTPLSHIPPRNSPASSPALPPPPVSPQFPAYRGIMPPFMYPPYLPFPPPYGPQGPYRYPVPEAPRFSRAPSGPPSQEGGPRVPEGEAVQRPSILTQDDLKELDELDHDGDEGWAGAHEEIDYSAKLQFSDDEGEEEGDEEKSEDKNCARESRDKQQPAKGSASRGAASHSPPSSKEALPPPPSKPGRTEEGAGDWGTSPSAPYQGQRSAVAGPREQPSPPARPLHSPAPHIYRQDRPSAQLGTKAVTPTSSTPVQKLAPSAPVAHQKQAPAKPTLPPPSSTPLLPQTQAEDEDETWRQRRKQSSTEISAAVERARRRREEEERRMEEERRAACAEKLKRLDEKHQQSKPAPVAAGNPSPSLSASAPSPSLSQPSSPCVDSEEPPLLSAQTGATAGAGGSANDRQREGSNSSYDSNTDPQNCPATPEVASLPQDVAAVGEGKEEAVGPPSVRAAGGADMVKTESLGGGGGRQGGGLPGQGYSKYQKSLPPRFQRQQQEQLLKQQQQWQQQQQQHSQVSQNQLAPQASSSQGPSPGAGSQPASKQPPLYSHGSLGCPPPMPMNFDPRWMMMSPYMDPRMMQGRPPPMDYYPPSMHPTAPALLSGLIGRERSDSGGSGSDPFDRTQHPSHPHRVTPPADAKLAWGPDVFPGGGEARAGFEEEEGGKGLRGSSSPVHLRDGGPCSVQQPLTSFVAPNSSPSSSSNQMLAPLVSQGGGVSAGGNHHPHHHQSFMGGRGNYSSFPDNGSRVASHQQQRGTSGGSLHGYNQQDEGPRGGTLWGTPHPHYDRNGRPDLSPVDNMTHLHHPHPHRPQPSHFPLHIHKAEAGRERDRVGDTKKEDPKRSLHQPCLSSSCSSSSCSSSSARDDSGKSPLHSLPPQHESGVGLGGGGKPNKMGGPHVLPSPASFAPSSQHPPQHQQQNPRPSPRGRDHKTETQWGPRPGGGSTSGAYGHNRKSSAGGSGKAEERLTGAGTEPKPSAAPGSGNTSKRVGPIKRPALKEMKREGGEEGGGEKTPGGSGKDKEPESKPVSGKQDAPANQTTAVPSSTEDASQSAKPRNGGRERVGGGLAKGPKEGDAPSLTSAYSAPVSRWERERSHERGGGAPYSHPTPARGGRGSRGRGGEFYGRGRGYRGPYAGSGGGAGSSSGRGRAGGRSRDYRPTSSTSHVRNQGSGIKDSAACKGEAAVGSGRPGQRGPQPGNTGRSRNRSETRSEGSEYEEVSKRRRQRGSESGSESAASELGLSDREERKQQPKHAGSDNPAASTTTASAAAAAQSRAPQARIFTPRGVPSRRGRGGGGSGGSVYRSGGSAGMSSGRSGSGSTSLTWASKSSSSIHRHRVQPETPLPKEAGPVAAGEKKDRLADVGHSPNPSPPSDSSLTAPSCTNVHVSLENGNVENEVSSANAPADPPSLPLPFPAPDLRGFPPRGFERPPRRRRNCRSQHQHDKPPRFRRLKQERENAARVNGGGTIGGGAQQQQQLTVPSQNSLQEADGSPNTAITTITLNANHSLVGSSGENSSSKHLGGAKANSNSHSHHYTQATAPQANSQHLHSHNPGGGSKEAKGTKSPDISNQNSDQANEEWETASESSDFADYRERGRGGKAPYSSRPFHSSGRGGGGEREMTSKESAANKRSFSSQRPGMDRQNRRVNTGGGGGGGGGGGGGGGGGGGRSLRGPAGAGGGAPSNAGGSLDDKRGNWSSLKTRK; from the exons ATGTCCGAGCGTTCTGGGCAAACGGCAAAGGGGAAGGATGGCAAAACCAAGTACGCGTCTCTCAACTTGTTTGACACATACAAAGGAAAGAGCCTTGAAGCACATAAGCCAGTTG TTACTCCCCGTCATGGCCTTCAGTCTCTTGGTAAAGTTGCCTCTGCACGGCGCATGCCCCCCCCAGCCAACCTGCCCAGTCTGAAGGCAGAGAACAAAGGCAACGACCCCAACGTTTCCCTCGTCCCAAAAGACGGAACAGGATGGGCAAGCAAGCAGGAATCCGTAGACCCAAAGAG TACCGATGCATTTTCAGCTCAGCCGCCGGAGTCGCAGCAGCCTGCGGCTACACAGACGCCTGCATCGAGCCAGCAGAATACTCCACCACCCCAAGAG GCCCCAGCTCCAGCCCCGGCCGCAGGGGTAAAGTCCTGGGCTCAGGCCAGTGTTACACATGGACTGCTAGGAGATG GTGGAAAGGGATCAAACCAACTGTCGCCATTCTCTCGCGAGGAATTTCCGAGTCTGCAGGCGGCTGGAGACCAGGACAGAGCTGGCAGAGAACAGGCCACTGCAGATCAGTGGTATGGGCCCGGACCAAGCCTCCGCCCCCAGA ATGTGACAAGttggcgggatggggggggccgCACCCAGATTGCGGTTCTGCCccgggagggggtggtggaggcTGGGGTCGGGGGGGCAGTATTGATGGATGGGTCTTCAGAGGGAGTGCAGGCCCCCCACCAACAGCAGCCGACCCCACTGTCTCACATACCCCCTAGAAACTCGCCCGCCTcaagccccgccctgcccccaccccctgtttCCCCCCAGTTCCCTGCCTACCGAGGGATCATGCCTCCATTT ATGTACCCCCCATACCtgcccttccctcccccctatGGCCCTCAGGGGCCCTACAGATACCCAGTGCCTGAGGCTCCCAG GTTTTCTCGTGCCCCAAGCGGGCCGCCGTCCCAGGAAGGGGGCCCCAGGGTTCCAGAGGGGGAGGCAGTGCAGCGCCCTTCCATCCTCACACAGGACGACCTGAAGGAGCTGGATGAGCTGGATCATGATGGGGATGAGGGCTgggcag GGGCCCATGAGGAGATTGACTATTCTGCAAAGCTGCAGTTCAGTGATGatgaaggagaggaagagggcgaTGAAGAGAAGAGTGAGGACAAAAACTGTGCAAG GGAATCCAGGGATAAGCAGCAACCTGCAAAGGGATCTGCCAGCAGAGGGGCTGCttcccacagccccccctccagTAAAGAAgctctgcccccgccccccagcaagCCCGGCAGGACTGAGGAGGGGGCCGGGGATTGGGGCACCTCCCCCTCAGCACCCTACCAG GGGCAGAGGTCGGCCGTAGCCGGCCCCAGGGAGCAGCCTTCTCCCCCTGCGCGGCCGCTCCACAGCCCGGCTCCACACATCTACAGACAG GACCGTCCCTCCGCCCAACTTGGTACCAAGGCAGTCACACCTACCTCCTCCACCCCCGTGCAGAAGCTCGCCCCCTCCGCCCCAGTGGCCCACCAGAAGCAGGCCCCCGCCAAAcccaccctgcccccgccctcctccacccccctgctCCCGCAGACCCAGGCGGAGGATGAGGACGAGACGTGGCGGCAGCGGCGGAAGCAGTCCTCCACCGAGATCTCTGCGGCCGTGGAGCGAGCGAGGAGGcgccgggaggaggaggagcgaaggatggaggaggagcggCGGGCCGCCTGCGCCGAAAAGCTCAAGCGCCTGGACGAGAAGCATCAGCAGAGCAAGCCCGCCCCCGTCGCCGCCGGTaaccccagcccctccctctctgcctcagcaCCTTCCCCCAGCCTGAGTCAGCCCTCCTCTCCTTGTGTGGACTCTGAggagccccccctcctctctgctcagACTGGGGcgacagcaggagcaggagggagtGCTAATGACAGGCAAAGAGAGGGAAGTAACAGCAGCTATGATTCCAACACTG ACCCTCAGAATTGCCCTGCAACCCCAGAGGTAGCGTCCTTGCCGCAGGATGTAGCAGCGGTTGGGGAAGGGAAGGAGGAGGCCGTAGGGCCCCCTAGCGTTCGAGCTGCTGGAggtgcagacatggtgaagaccGAGagtttgggagggggagggggacggcaGGGGGGTGGCCTCCCTGGTCAGGGCTACTCTAAATACCAAAAGTCTCTGCCTCCTCGTTTCCAAAGACAGCAGCAG GAGCAGCTCCtgaaacagcagcaacaatggcaacagcagcagcagcaacacagcCAGGTTTCCCAAAATCAGCTCGCCCCACAAGCCTCAAGTTCCCAAGGCCCATCCCCTGGTGCCGGGAGCCAGCCTGCATCCAAACAGCCCCCCTTATATTCACATGGCTCGCTGGGGTGCCCACCACCTATGCCCATGAACTTTGACCCTCGCTGGATGATGATGTCGCCCTACATGGATCCTCGAATGATGCAGGGTCGCCCTCCACCGATGGATTACTACCCCCCTAGCATGCACCCCACAG CACCTGCTCTCCTCTCAGGTCTCATTGGCCGCGAGCGCTCCGATTCGGGCGGCTCGGGTTCAGATCCGTTCGACCGGACACAGCACCCTTCCCACCCCCACCGGGTGACCCCTCCCGCGGACGCAAAGTTAGCCTGGGGACCAGACGTCTTTCCAGGAGGCGGTGAAGCCCGGGCTGGCTtcgaggaggaggaaggtggcAAAGGACTGAG GGGCAGCAGCTCTCCAGTGCATCTGCGAGACGGAGGGCCCTGTTCTGTCCAACAGCCCCTCACTTCATTCGTTGCGCCCAACTCCTCCCCCTCAAGCTCTTCTAACCAAATGCTGGCACCTCTTGTAAGCCAAGGGGGAGGAGTGAGCGCGGGTGgcaaccaccacccccaccatcaTCAGTCCTTCATGGGGGGTAGGGGTAACTATAGCAGCTTTCCTGACAATGGTTCTAGGGTGGCCTCCCACCAGCAGCAGAGGGGGACCAGTGGTGGATCTCTGCATGGCTACAATCAACAGGACGAGGGCCCCAGAGGAGGGACACTTTGGggaaccccccatccccactaTGACCGCAATGGCCGCCCCGATCTCTCTCCTGTGGACAACATGACCCACTTACatcatccccatccccatcgtCCTCAACCCTCTCATTTCCCCCTCCACATTCACAAAGCAGAagctggaagagagagagacagggtagGGGACACAAAGAAGGAAGACCCCAAAAGATCTCTCCACCAGCCCTGCCTCTcatcctcctgctcttcctcctcatgttcctcctcctctgctcgaGACGACAGCGGCAAATCTCCTCTGCACAGCCTGCCTCCCCAGCATGAATCGGGagttgggttggggggtggcGGAAAGCCAAACAAGATGGGCGGCCCCCACGTCCTTCCCTCCCCCGCCTCGTTCGCGCCTTCTTCCCAGCACCCTccccagcaccagcagcagaaTCCCAGACCGAGCCCCCGCGGGCGCGACCACAAGACAGAGACTCAGTGGGGGCCGAGGCCTGGAGGCGGCAGCACCAGCGGCGCTTATGGCCATAACAGGAAGTCCAGCGCAGGAGGAAGCGGGAAAGCTGAAGAGCGACTGACGGGGGCGGGCACAGAACCTAAACCCTCCGCAGCTCCTGGAAGCGGTAACACTAGCAAACGGGTGGGGCCGATAAAGAGACCCGCGCTGAAGGAAATGAAACGAGAGggtggagaggaaggaggaggagagaaaacacCTGGGGGCTCAGGGAAAGACAAAGAGCCTGAGAGCAAGCCGGTTTCGGGTAAGCAGGATGCCCCAGCTAATCAGACTACCGCTGTGCCCTCGTCTACAGAGGACGCATCGCAGTCGGCTAAACCTCGAAACGGAGGGAGGGAACgagtgggaggggggctggCTAAAGGACCCAAAGAAGGGGACGCCCCCTCCCTGACCTCGGCGTACTCTGCTCCCGTGTCCCGCTGGGAGAGGGAGCGCTCCCACGAGAGGGGGGGCGGCGCTCCCTACTCACACCCGACGCCTGCGAGGGGCGGCAGGGGCAGccggggcaggggaggggagttctacgggagggggcggggctacagggGACCCTACGCGGGGAGCGGAGGCggagcagggagcagcagcGGCCGCGGAAGAGCGGGAGGAAGGAGCCGGGACTACAGGCCGACTAGCAGCACCTCCCACGTCCGTAACCAGGGCAGCGGCATCAAGGATTCTGCCGCCTGCAAGGGGGAGGCTGCGGTGGGGAGCGGCAGGCCTGGCCAGAGAGGCCCGCAGCCAGGTAACACGGGCCGGTCCAGGAACCGCAGCGAGACCAGGAGCGAGGGCTCCGAGTACGAAGAGGTCTCCAAAAGGAGGCGGCAGAGAGGGTCAGAATCGGGCAGCGAAAGCGCAGCCAGCGAGCTGGGCCTTTCTGACAGGGAGGAAAGAAAGCAGCAGCCGAAACACGCGGGCAGCGATAACCCCGCTGCTTCCACCACGACAgcttctgctgctgccgccgctcAGTCTAGAGCCCCCCAGGCCCGCATATTCACCCCGAGGGGCGTGCCATCGCggcggggcagagggggcgggggatcAGGCGGGAGCGTCTATAGAAGTGGAGGGAGTGCTGGCATGTCCAGCGGCCGCTCTGGGTCCGGTTCCACCTCCCTCACCTGGGCCTCTAAGTCATCCTCCTCCATCCACAGACATAGAGTACAGCCAGAGACCCCCCTTCCTAaagaggcggggcctgtggCTGCAGGGGAGAAAAAGGACAGGCTGGCAGATGTAGGTCACTCTCCGAATCCGAGCCCCCCATCGGACTCCTCACTCACTGCACCCTCGTGTACTAATGTACACGTCTCCCTGGAAAACGGTAATGTGGAAAACGAGGTCTCGTCAGCCAATGCTCCGGCggatcccccctccctccccctgcccttccCCGCCCCAGATCTCCGGGGCTTTCCTCCCCGCGGCTTTGAGCGTCCACCCCGGCGCCGCCGGAACTGTCGCTCCCAGCACCAACACGACAAGCCCCCGCGCTTTCGCCGGCTGAAGCAAGAACGAGAGAATGCCGCCCGAGTGAACGGCGGCGGGACAATAGGAGGGggggcacaacagcagcagcagttgaCTGTACCCTCCCAGAATTCTTTGCAGGAGGCGGATGGTTCTCCCAACACTGCCATCACAACCATAACGCTAAATGCGAACCACAGTCTTGTGGGCAGCTCCGGtgaaaacagcagcagtaaACACCTGGGGGGAGCTAAAGCAAACTCAAACAGCCACAGTCACCATTACACCCAGGCCACAGCTCCCCAGGCCAACTCCCAACACCTCCATAGCCACAATCCAGGGGGCGGATCCAAAGAGGCCAAAGGCACCAAATCTCCTGATATCTCCAACCAGAATTCAGACCAGGCCAACGAGGAATGGGAGACCGCCTCGGAGAGCAGCGACTTCGCCGATTAtcgagagagaggcagaggagggaaGGCTCCGTACTCATCCCGCCCCTTCCACTCGTCTGgaagaggaggcggaggagagcgagagatgaCCTCGAAAGAATCTGCAGCCAACAAGAGAAGCTTTTCCAGCCAGCGACCTGGAATGGATCGCCAGAACAGGAGAGTGAATacaggtggtggggggggtggaggaggaggaggaggtggaggaggtggaggaggaggaggaaggagccTTCGAGGTCCAGCAGGGGCAGGTGGAGGAGCCCCTAGCAATGCAGGCGGAAGCCTTGATGACAAGCGTGGCAACTGGTCATCTCTGAAAACCAGGAAGTAA